A single genomic interval of Lathyrus oleraceus cultivar Zhongwan6 chromosome 7, CAAS_Psat_ZW6_1.0, whole genome shotgun sequence harbors:
- the LOC127105338 gene encoding protein MAIN-LIKE 1: MVRRRGADGRIPVRTLDRGASSSAAAAEPTGYPGGPYDTSLLVKYEHHVARHIWFGEERGPKKELKVAGHGLKLNSRVPLALPPQMESWVSRSGLASLQRTSLNKIDTNLVSAFVERWHLETSSFHMPFGEMSITLDDVACLLHLPIRGIFWSPQDVTEELAVELAVDYLGVSQSQAQSHVRSCRGSYYKLEWLYDIFVHHRAASSWAYATRAYLLMLVGSTIFADKTFTLVEARYLLLFRDLDGCSGYSWGAAALVTLYRYLGDASMYSCKQLGGYPTLLQVYNLILLIKCWIHFIKYCNLICFIYYVFIL; the protein is encoded by the exons a tggttcgaagaagaggtgcagatggccggattccagtccgcacgttagaccggggtgcatcttcatctgcagctgcagctgagccgactggatatccaggagggccgtacgatacatcgcttttggtgaagtacgagcatcatgttgctcgacatatatggttcggtgag gaaagaggaccaaagaaagagttgaaggttgccggacatggactgaagttgaattctagggttccattggctcttccaccacagatggagagttgggtatctagatccggtttagcttcactgcagagaacgagtctgaacaagatagacacaaatcttgtctctgcatttgtggaaagatggcatctagagacatcttcatttcacatgccgtttggtgaaatgagcattactttagaTGATGTCGCATGTCTACTTCACTTGCCCATTAGGGGTATCTTTtggagtcctcaggatgtgactgaagagctagctgttgaacttgctgtggactacctaggagtgtcacagagtcaggcacagtcacatgttcggagctgcagggggtcgtattacaagttggagtggttatatGATATATTCGTACATCATAGGGCTGCTTccagctgggcatatgcgactagagcatatctattgatgttggtgggttccaccatatttgctgataagacctttacacttgtagaggcacgatacctcctcctgtttagggacttggatggatgttcaggatatagttggggagcagctgcactagttaccctctaccgatatcttggagatgcgtccatgtacagttgcaaacagttaggtggatatcctactctcctacaggtatataatttaattttgttaattaagtgttggattcattttataaaatattgtaacttaatttgttttatttattatgtttttattttgtaa